In Trichocoleus desertorum NBK24, the following are encoded in one genomic region:
- a CDS encoding DUF433 domain-containing protein: MTLQELETQLQALTLAERADAIQILTQTLSTRSQGITKTPGVMGGDACIANTRLPVWLFVSLRQQGATDAELLEAYPHLTAADLVNVWAYSDAHPEEIAMAIQEQEGLMQEDL, from the coding sequence ATGACCCTGCAAGAGCTAGAAACTCAACTTCAAGCATTGACTCTGGCGGAAAGAGCGGATGCGATTCAAATCTTGACTCAAACTTTGAGCACACGTTCTCAGGGTATTACTAAAACCCCTGGTGTGATGGGTGGAGACGCTTGCATTGCGAACACACGCCTTCCCGTTTGGCTGTTCGTTAGCCTGCGACAACAAGGTGCAACTGATGCAGAGCTTCTAGAAGCCTATCCGCACCTTACTGCTGCCGATTTGGTTAATGTCTGGGCTTATTCGGATGCTCATCCTGAAGAAATTGCTATGGCTATTCAGGAGCAAGAAGGTTTGATGCAGGAAGATTTGTAA
- a CDS encoding DUF5615 family PIN-like protein, whose protein sequence is MARLYADEQFPRPVVEFLRNLGYDVLTVQLYQVGRADSPSDRVQTLST, encoded by the coding sequence ATGGCAAGGCTTTATGCCGATGAACAGTTTCCGCGACCTGTCGTAGAATTCCTTCGCAATCTTGGGTACGATGTTCTGACAGTTCAACTTTATCAGGTTGGCAGAGCAGATTCACCAAGCGATCGCGTTCAAACCCTTTCAACCTAA
- a CDS encoding DUF262 domain-containing protein: protein MKASETSFRNLLEGSKQFKVPLFQRPYSWEKGNWETLWDDLMSLYSDGVEEYHFLGPIVTLAEPGTADGISPYLLIDGQQRLITLTLLLIALRDLLKQQGSELAEELHEYYLINKFKKGDDRYKVLPTQADSSFYQQIVQAKEPEKRGRIDEAYLFFLNKLEKGESADPNTPLNLSKLKTVILERLTLVSITLNDDDNPYLIFESLNYKGAPLTQADLIRNYFFLQIPKEKHDEIYSDSWLPLQEGFKAVARGRYLDELTLAFWQYLRKDGVSLKQNQVYQVFKQAFENKQLDALQELKQVLEFADYYRRVHFPETEKEPKLFRWFNRFKRLDFTTCYPLLLNLHHDYKNKNISLTEFEQALRYVESYFVRRLLCGMPSNALDKVFNTLYREIKERWSGDLVSTLRQVWLGLQRTQVWPDDDSLRRSIVEERLYTDRRNDRVKLILESLAENLSKEQIKTESLSVEHIMPQTLTDEWRAMLGANANEQYEKWLHTLGNLTLTAYNPELSNKPFAEKLEYLSEKSSFALNQYFRNVNAWNASEIQRRGHKLAEIAVQVWPR, encoded by the coding sequence ATGAAAGCATCTGAAACAAGTTTTCGTAATCTTTTAGAGGGCAGTAAACAGTTCAAGGTTCCTCTTTTCCAAAGACCATACTCCTGGGAAAAAGGTAATTGGGAAACTCTTTGGGATGACCTAATGAGTTTATACAGTGATGGTGTAGAAGAATATCATTTCCTTGGGCCTATTGTTACTCTTGCAGAGCCAGGAACAGCTGATGGTATTTCTCCTTACCTCTTGATTGATGGACAACAACGTTTAATCACCCTCACACTATTACTGATTGCACTAAGAGATCTCTTAAAACAACAAGGTTCTGAACTAGCTGAGGAGCTACATGAATATTATTTGATCAATAAATTCAAGAAAGGAGATGATCGATATAAAGTTTTGCCGACTCAGGCTGACTCCAGTTTTTACCAACAAATCGTTCAAGCCAAGGAACCCGAAAAGCGTGGACGAATTGATGAAGCTTATTTATTCTTTCTAAATAAGCTAGAGAAGGGTGAATCAGCAGATCCTAATACTCCTCTAAATTTATCAAAGCTGAAGACTGTAATCCTAGAACGTTTGACACTAGTCAGCATTACTTTAAACGACGATGATAATCCTTATTTAATTTTTGAAAGCCTCAATTATAAGGGAGCACCTCTTACACAAGCAGATCTAATCCGTAACTACTTCTTTTTACAAATACCGAAAGAAAAACATGATGAGATTTATTCTGATTCTTGGCTTCCTTTACAAGAAGGATTTAAAGCAGTAGCAAGAGGTAGATACCTTGATGAGTTAACTCTAGCGTTCTGGCAATATCTTCGTAAAGATGGGGTATCTCTCAAACAAAACCAAGTCTATCAAGTTTTTAAGCAAGCCTTTGAGAATAAACAACTGGATGCCTTACAGGAGCTTAAGCAGGTTCTTGAATTCGCGGACTACTACCGTAGAGTCCACTTTCCTGAAACTGAGAAAGAACCCAAATTGTTCAGATGGTTCAATAGGTTTAAAAGATTGGATTTTACAACTTGCTATCCTCTACTCCTAAATCTCCATCATGATTATAAAAACAAAAATATATCGTTAACTGAGTTTGAACAAGCGCTGAGATACGTTGAGTCTTATTTTGTACGTCGCTTGCTATGCGGTATGCCATCTAATGCATTAGATAAAGTTTTTAATACTTTATATCGTGAAATAAAAGAGCGTTGGTCCGGTGATTTAGTAAGTACATTGCGTCAAGTTTGGCTAGGTTTGCAGCGGACTCAAGTTTGGCCTGATGATGACTCATTAAGGCGCAGTATTGTTGAAGAACGATTGTATACAGATAGACGTAACGATCGAGTAAAACTTATATTAGAAAGCCTTGCTGAGAATTTATCGAAGGAGCAAATAAAAACTGAGAGTCTCTCTGTCGAGCACATAATGCCTCAGACATTGACGGATGAATGGCGGGCTATGCTTGGAGCTAATGCTAACGAGCAATATGAAAAGTGGCTACACACTCTAGGCAACCTGACTCTCACTGCTTACAATCCTGAGCTCTCAAATAAACCGTTTGCGGAAAAATTAGAATACCTGAGTGAGAAGAGTAGCTTTGCTCTGAACCAATACTTTAGAAATGTAAACGCTTGGAACGCATCTGAAATTCAGCGCCGTGGACATAAATTAGCCGAGATTGCTGTTCAAGTTTGGCCTCGTTAG
- a CDS encoding Uma2 family endonuclease — protein sequence MAPITAVTPKRFTLEEYHQLIELGFLTENDQIELIRGELMQMVAKGTAHTVCTTRLIQQLIVLLQGNAVVRSQEPILLLPNSEPEPDVVIARNRSDDYLSRHPQPVDILLVAEVSDSTLKYDQEVKLALYAESGIEYYWIFNLVVSCLEVYQQPYQDLQGGFGYAQKQIFLPNTTVVIPGFDDLAIALEKVFPKQ from the coding sequence ATGGCTCCTATCACTGCGGTTACACCTAAGCGCTTCACTTTAGAGGAATATCATCAGCTAATTGAGCTGGGTTTTTTGACTGAGAATGACCAGATTGAATTAATTCGTGGAGAGTTGATGCAGATGGTTGCAAAGGGGACGGCTCATACCGTCTGCACAACCCGATTGATTCAACAACTCATTGTCCTCTTACAGGGCAATGCAGTGGTTCGGAGTCAGGAACCGATTCTTTTGTTACCTAACAGTGAGCCAGAACCGGATGTTGTAATTGCTCGAAATCGCTCTGATGATTACTTATCCAGACATCCTCAACCCGTTGATATTTTGCTAGTAGCAGAAGTTTCTGACTCTACACTCAAATACGACCAAGAAGTGAAGCTAGCGCTTTATGCAGAATCAGGGATTGAATATTATTGGATTTTTAATTTAGTTGTTAGCTGCTTAGAAGTTTATCAGCAACCTTATCAGGATCTACAAGGTGGTTTTGGATATGCGCAAAAGCAGATTTTCTTGCCAAATACAACGGTTGTGATTCCTGGGTTTGACGATTTGGCGATCGCATTAGAAAAGGTGTTTCCAAAGCAGTAG
- the mutS gene encoding DNA mismatch repair protein MutS has protein sequence MRIVEFMTVSPAASAVPDPTNGLPERLAKHTVRYADHRSVNREELTPMFRQYVDVKDQYPHAILLYRVGDFFECFFQDAIAVSRELELVLTSKEGGKEVGRVPMSGIPHHALDRYCAQLVEKGYAIAICDQVEDASEAQGLVRREVTRVLTPGTVIEDGMLNARRNNFLAAVVIAGSHWGLAYADISTGEFLTTQSSELDQLTQELMRLQPSEILLPTNAPDLGGLLRPGETSEHLPDCLPTQFCYTLRSQTPFTIGEAKPRLMQQFKVRSLEGLGCEHLPLSIRAAGGLLEYLEDTQKETQIPLQLLRTYTLTDYLILDHQSRRNLEITQTVRDGTFHGSLLWALDETVTAMGSRTLRRWLLQPLLDIKGIQARQDTIQELVESGALREDLQRLLRQIYDLERLAGRAGSGTANARDLVALADSFEKLPDLASLVANARSPYLKALQAVPPLLEQLGQKLHAHLVDSPPLYLTEGNLIRPGVEPQLDTMRQQSEDDVQWLKDLEQQERERTGIPTLKVSYNKTFGYYISISRAKAEQAPKDYIRKQTLTNEERYITPELKEREARMLTAQEDQKRLEYEIFLGLRSQVGEQADLIRTVAKAVAAADVLSALAEIAVYRGYCRPKMAAGREVTIVEGRHPVVERSLPAGFFVPNSTELGQEAPEVVPDLVILTGPNASGKSCYLRQVGLIQLMAQVGSFVPAQAATLSVCDRIFTRVGAVDDLATGQSTFMVEMNETANILNHATPRSLVLLDEIGRGTATFDGLSIAWAVAEHLATEIRARTIFATHYHELNELASSLSNVANYQVTVKELPDQIIFLHQVRPGGADRSYGIEAGRLAGLPASVIQRARQVMSQIEKHSRIAIGLRKGSQVENASREKNDKSSTTQPTEQLDIFGG, from the coding sequence ATGCGTATTGTTGAATTTATGACCGTGTCTCCCGCTGCATCTGCTGTTCCTGATCCTACCAATGGCTTGCCAGAGCGATTAGCCAAGCACACCGTTCGCTATGCCGACCATCGCTCTGTGAATCGGGAAGAGTTGACCCCGATGTTTCGGCAGTATGTGGACGTGAAAGACCAGTATCCCCATGCCATTCTGCTGTATCGAGTAGGCGACTTCTTTGAGTGCTTTTTCCAAGATGCGATCGCTGTATCACGGGAGTTAGAACTGGTTCTGACCAGCAAAGAGGGGGGCAAAGAAGTGGGGCGGGTGCCGATGTCAGGCATTCCCCATCATGCACTCGATCGCTATTGTGCTCAGCTCGTGGAGAAAGGCTACGCGATCGCTATTTGTGACCAAGTTGAAGATGCCTCAGAAGCGCAGGGATTGGTGAGGCGGGAAGTAACCCGTGTCCTTACCCCTGGCACCGTAATCGAAGATGGGATGCTGAATGCCCGTCGCAACAACTTCTTAGCAGCCGTTGTGATTGCGGGTAGCCATTGGGGCTTAGCCTACGCCGATATTTCTACGGGAGAGTTTTTAACCACACAATCGAGCGAACTGGATCAACTGACGCAAGAACTGATGCGGTTGCAACCTTCAGAAATTTTGCTTCCTACCAATGCGCCAGATTTGGGTGGGCTGTTGCGTCCCGGCGAAACCTCAGAACATCTGCCTGATTGCTTGCCAACTCAGTTTTGCTACACGCTGCGATCGCAAACCCCGTTCACGATTGGAGAAGCCAAGCCTCGGTTGATGCAGCAGTTTAAGGTGCGATCGCTGGAGGGGTTGGGTTGTGAACATTTGCCTTTGTCTATTCGGGCGGCTGGTGGCTTGCTGGAGTATCTGGAGGACACGCAGAAGGAAACTCAAATTCCGCTGCAACTTCTCCGCACCTACACCCTGACTGATTACTTGATTTTGGATCATCAAAGTCGGCGCAATTTAGAAATTACTCAAACTGTTAGGGATGGCACATTTCATGGCTCTTTGTTGTGGGCCTTGGATGAGACAGTGACAGCGATGGGTAGTCGCACGCTGCGTCGCTGGTTGCTACAACCCTTGCTCGACATCAAAGGGATTCAAGCCCGCCAAGACACGATTCAAGAATTAGTCGAGAGCGGCGCTCTACGAGAAGATTTGCAGCGTTTACTTCGTCAAATTTATGACTTGGAACGACTCGCAGGACGCGCGGGCTCTGGGACAGCGAATGCGCGAGATTTGGTTGCTCTAGCCGATTCTTTTGAGAAGCTGCCAGACTTGGCCAGTTTAGTCGCCAACGCGCGATCGCCTTATCTCAAAGCCTTACAAGCGGTGCCCCCGCTGTTGGAGCAGTTAGGTCAAAAACTGCACGCACATTTGGTTGATTCGCCACCGCTGTATCTCACTGAGGGCAATCTAATTCGTCCCGGTGTGGAGCCACAGTTGGACACGATGCGCCAGCAGTCAGAAGATGACGTGCAATGGCTGAAAGATTTAGAGCAACAGGAACGAGAGCGTACAGGCATTCCGACGCTGAAGGTCAGCTACAACAAAACCTTTGGCTACTACATCAGCATCTCCCGCGCCAAGGCGGAACAAGCGCCGAAAGACTACATCCGCAAGCAAACGCTGACCAATGAAGAGCGCTACATCACCCCAGAGCTGAAAGAACGCGAAGCTCGGATGTTGACAGCCCAGGAAGACCAAAAGCGGTTGGAATACGAAATTTTTCTAGGGTTGCGATCGCAAGTTGGCGAACAAGCTGACTTGATCCGCACGGTGGCGAAAGCGGTGGCAGCGGCAGATGTGTTGTCTGCGTTGGCAGAGATTGCGGTTTATCGCGGCTATTGCCGTCCTAAAATGGCAGCGGGTCGAGAAGTTACTATCGTTGAAGGTCGCCATCCTGTGGTAGAGCGCTCCTTGCCCGCCGGATTCTTTGTGCCCAATTCAACTGAGCTAGGACAAGAAGCCCCAGAAGTAGTGCCTGATTTAGTGATTCTGACTGGACCCAATGCCAGTGGCAAAAGCTGTTATCTGCGGCAAGTGGGACTGATTCAACTGATGGCGCAGGTGGGAAGTTTTGTCCCAGCTCAAGCAGCTACGTTGAGTGTGTGCGATCGCATCTTTACCCGTGTGGGAGCGGTGGATGATCTAGCCACAGGTCAATCGACGTTCATGGTGGAAATGAACGAGACGGCGAATATTCTTAATCACGCTACGCCGCGATCGCTGGTTTTGTTGGATGAAATTGGTCGGGGCACCGCCACCTTTGATGGCCTCTCGATCGCTTGGGCGGTGGCTGAGCACTTAGCTACCGAAATTCGCGCCCGCACCATTTTTGCCACCCACTACCACGAACTTAATGAACTCGCTTCTAGCTTGTCCAATGTGGCGAATTATCAGGTGACGGTGAAAGAGCTACCCGACCAAATTATCTTTCTGCATCAAGTACGACCAGGAGGAGCCGATCGCTCTTATGGCATTGAAGCAGGCCGCTTGGCAGGTCTTCCAGCCTCAGTGATTCAGCGGGCTAGACAAGTGATGAGCCAAATTGAAAAGCATTCCCGCATCGCGATCGGACTCCGCAAAGGAAGTCAGGTGGAAAATGCGAGTCGAGAGAAAAACGATAAATCCTCAACGACTCAACCAACTGAACAACTGGATATTTTTGGTGGCTAG